The Anastrepha ludens isolate Willacy chromosome 2, idAnaLude1.1, whole genome shotgun sequence genome contains a region encoding:
- the LOC128855427 gene encoding eukaryotic translation initiation factor 4E type 2 has protein sequence MDKMPAKQYESKPWSDLADSDDSDMENEIDVDKLPPLEVGPNENRLQHTYCLWFSRKGTHRATDYSKSLHVVGRCASVQQWWALYSHLIRPTALKPYRELSLFKQGIKPMWEDPANTKGGQWVIRLRKNKIDRAWENVCMAMLGEQFLVGDEICGVVLTTKYPVSTHIFNC, from the exons ATGGACAAAATGCCAGCCAAACAATACGAATC CAAACCATGGTCAGACCTAGCTGACAGCGATGACAGTGATATGGAGAATGAAATAGATGTGGACAAACTACCACCATTAGAAGTTGGGCCCAACGAGAATCGGCTGCAGCATACATACTGCCTCTGGTTCTCACGCAAAGGGACACATCGCGCCACGGACTACAGCAAATCACTTCATGTAGTCGGGCGTTGTGCCAGTGTACAACAATGGTGGGCGCTGTATTCGCATCTAATACGGCCCACAGCGTTGAAACCGTATCGAGAATTAAGCCTTTTTAAGCAGGGTATCAAACCGATGTGGGAGGATCCAGCAAACACAAAAGGCGGCCAGTGGGTAATACGTCTAAGGAAGAATAAAATTGATCGTGCGTGGGAAAATGTTTGTATGGCAATGTTGGGAGAACAGTTTCTGGTGGGAGACGAGATCTGTGGGGTAGTACTGACAACAAAGTATCCGGTAAGTACACATATTTTCAATTGTTAA
- the LOC128855426 gene encoding syntaxin-1A: protein MTKDRLAALHAAQSDDEESEEVAVNVDAHDSYMDEFFKQVEEIRGMIDRVQDNVEEVKKKHSAILSAPQSDEKTKQELEDLMADIKKNANRVRGKLKSIEQNIEQEEQQNKSSADLRIRKTQHSTLSRKFVEVMTEYNRTQTDYRERCKGRIQRQLEITGRATTSEELEDMLEQGNPAVFTQGIIMETQQAKQTLADIEARHADIMKLETSIKELHDMFMDMAMLVESQGEMIDRIEYHVEHAMDYVQTATQDTKKALKYQSKARRKKIMILLCLTVLGLIVAAYVGTTFIIKSKS, encoded by the exons ATGACAAAAGACAGATTAGCCGCACTACATGCCGCCCAATCCGATGACGAAGAGTCAGAGGAAGTGGCGGTCAATGTGGATGCCCATGATTCGTACATGGATGAGTTCTTCAAGCAGGTGGAGGAGATACGAGGCATGATCGACCGGGTGCAAGACAACGTAGAAGAAGTTAAAAAGAAGCACTCGGCCATACTCTCCGCCCCTCAGTCCGATGAGAAAACCAAGCAAGAGCTTGAAGATTTGATGGCCGACATTAAGAAGAATGCAAATCGCGTGCGTGGCAAACTAAAAAGCATTGAACAGAATATCGAGCAAGAGGAGCAGCAGAACAAATCGTCCGCCGATTTGCGTATACGCAAAACACAACATTCAACGCTGTCGCGAAAATTCGTCGAAGTGATGACAGAATACAATCGCACGCAAACGGATTACCGAGAGCGTTGCAAAGGCAGAATACAGCGCCAGCTGGAGATTACCGGTCGCGCAACGACCAGCGAAGAGTTGGAAGACATGCTGGAACAGGGCAACCCGGCCGTATTCACGCAGGGCATCATCATGGAAACCCAGCAGGCCAAACAAACGCTGGCCGACATAGAGGCACGCCATGCGGATATTATGAAACTGGAGACATCGATTAAGGAGCTACACGACATGTTCATGGACATGGCTATGTTGGTGGAGTCGCAGGGCGAGATGATCGATCGCATTGAATATCATGTGGAGCATGCTATGGACTACGTGCAGACGGCAACTCAAGATACAAAGAAGGCGCTCAAATACCAGAGCAAGGCGCGCCGAAAGAAGATTATGATCCTGTTATGTTTGACTGTGTTGGGTCTCATAGTTGCTGCATATGTTGGCACAACTTTCAT CATTAAATCGAAATCGTAG